A part of Caviibacter abscessus genomic DNA contains:
- a CDS encoding ABC transporter ATP-binding protein, translating to MKEKNHLLSFFKYIKFATKEFVVGLIFVVIGISTEIVTVKIISNIFKDDLAKLDKNIVLAITFKLALIYLGIKMAEAFAIIMRKYLLVKGSNVIHYNIQKMVYDHVQALPIEYFDNIPAGSVLSRITSDVNQIRNFFRSTVIDSLVTIFKATILYAIMLYIDYRLALIFLIFVPFVFLLQTVNTKVEYPYLVKMRKENSLCSGIANEMCQNLEVIKAFNNEEKVLNNWQNHAKKKRKAQDMITYIESLSQHNAFDLLRIFVNLTIIFYFIYSNYNNLNLITVPNTLLFLFYSSYILNEVAVLTTNLSVYTRAKGAAKNLKDLLELKVEKKNGQEIIEDFKANIKFENVSFSYKEDNYVLKDINLEIKENETVAFVGHTGSGKSTIMNLLIKFYENQKGNIYISGKNLKDIENDFIRSKMAIVLQDSFLFEGTILSNISEDKAYSQKCLELVGAKYLLDERGIDAKVLIDGSNFSTGEKQLISFARALASNPSILILDEATANVDSKTEQKIQKGIEVLSKNRTTLIIAHRLSTIKNADMIYVLDKGKIIEKGNHNELVNLNGIYKSMLDKDKNDKEKEF from the coding sequence TTGAAAGAGAAAAATCATTTACTTAGTTTTTTTAAGTATATAAAGTTTGCAACAAAAGAGTTTGTTGTAGGGTTGATATTTGTTGTAATTGGTATATCCACTGAAATAGTAACAGTTAAAATAATATCAAATATTTTTAAAGATGATTTAGCAAAATTAGATAAAAATATAGTGCTTGCAATAACTTTTAAATTAGCATTGATTTATTTAGGAATTAAAATGGCAGAGGCATTTGCTATAATAATGAGAAAATATCTGCTTGTTAAAGGTTCAAATGTAATACATTATAATATACAAAAAATGGTGTACGACCATGTCCAAGCATTACCTATAGAGTATTTTGATAATATTCCAGCAGGATCTGTACTGTCAAGAATAACATCAGATGTAAATCAGATAAGAAACTTTTTTAGATCTACGGTTATAGACAGTTTAGTTACGATATTTAAGGCTACTATTTTATACGCAATAATGCTATATATAGATTATAGACTTGCCCTTATATTTCTAATATTTGTTCCTTTTGTATTTTTATTACAAACTGTAAATACAAAAGTAGAATACCCTTATTTAGTAAAAATGAGAAAAGAAAATTCTCTTTGTTCAGGTATTGCAAATGAAATGTGTCAAAATTTAGAAGTAATAAAAGCATTTAATAATGAAGAAAAAGTTTTAAATAATTGGCAAAATCATGCTAAGAAAAAAAGAAAAGCTCAAGATATGATAACTTATATAGAATCACTTTCACAGCACAATGCTTTTGATTTGCTTAGAATATTTGTAAACTTAACTATTATTTTCTATTTTATATATTCAAATTATAATAATCTTAATTTAATAACTGTGCCGAATACATTATTATTTCTATTTTACAGTTCATATATTTTAAATGAAGTTGCAGTTTTAACAACTAATTTATCTGTTTATACAAGAGCAAAAGGTGCTGCAAAAAATTTAAAAGATTTATTGGAACTTAAAGTTGAGAAAAAGAATGGTCAAGAAATTATTGAAGATTTTAAGGCAAATATTAAATTTGAAAATGTAAGCTTTTCATACAAAGAGGATAATTATGTATTAAAAGACATTAATTTAGAAATAAAGGAAAATGAAACTGTTGCATTTGTAGGTCATACAGGAAGTGGGAAATCAACTATAATGAATTTGTTAATTAAATTTTATGAAAATCAAAAAGGAAATATTTATATAAGCGGGAAAAATTTAAAAGATATAGAAAATGATTTTATAAGATCAAAAATGGCAATAGTTTTACAAGATTCTTTTCTTTTTGAAGGTACTATATTATCTAATATATCAGAAGATAAAGCATATTCACAAAAATGTTTAGAACTTGTAGGAGCAAAATATTTATTAGATGAAAGAGGTATTGATGCGAAGGTGTTAATTGATGGAAGTAATTTTTCAACAGGAGAAAAACAACTGATATCTTTTGCAAGAGCATTAGCATCTAATCCTAGTATATTAATTCTTGATGAAGCTACAGCAAATGTAGATAGTAAAACGGAGCAAAAAATACAAAAAGGAATAGAAGTTTTAAGTAAAAATAGAACAACGTTAATAATAGCACATAGATTATCAACTATAAAAAATGCTGACATGATATATGTATTAGATAAAGGTAAAATAATTGAAAAAGGAAATCATAATGAACTTGTGAACTTAAATGGAATATATAAATCTATGTTAGATAAAGATAAAAATGACAAAGAAAAAGAATTTTAA
- a CDS encoding ABC transporter ATP-binding protein, which translates to MFKYIAKEKYRILLVSFIALVLAVLNILPFDMFGNIVDGVNNKTLTLNEVITSVSIMLGSAIFYYLINAANEMITFRGQVKYEYYFQNAILKKILTQTPQYFNKISIGTVMGRITSDAIEYVPNLFGWGLYCFQEGVIRVIVIFIFIMQKIDYKFAILINLPYIVVTLIIITRKRKYQYQYNEMGKSFDKISKKTLETIKGIRIIRAYNMLSKVRKSYIENLKVYSKNNLDYSMNGTYSHALNIVGTAFSYFFLIIYGYYSYANGSISFGDLLGISLTMTLLAWPYTVLAFFINVVFESNIGLKRINEILNAKTVVDEQYGNKTFKFDSKIEFRNFSFSYDDKETLKNISFDIQKGQTIGIIGKTGSGKTTLIKQLLRLYDTNGGIYIDDVDIREYDIKQLRNSFGYSPQEYYIFSDTIKNNILFYRPLEEKLEQSLILADLKKDVENFEKGIETLVGENGVSLSGGQKQRMQIARAIISNPEILIFDDSLSALDTNTEKNIIQNLKDNRNGKTNIIISHRISSLIDADKIVVLNQGKIENIGTHEELLKVSAWYKGLYEYQMKKGDNIEREKSFT; encoded by the coding sequence ATGTTTAAATATATAGCTAAAGAAAAATATAGGATATTATTAGTTTCTTTTATAGCTTTAGTGCTTGCAGTATTAAATATATTGCCTTTTGACATGTTTGGAAATATTGTTGATGGAGTAAATAATAAAACACTGACTTTAAATGAAGTTATAACTAGTGTATCAATAATGCTAGGGTCTGCAATTTTTTATTATCTTATAAATGCAGCAAATGAAATGATTACTTTTAGGGGTCAAGTTAAATATGAATACTATTTTCAAAATGCAATTTTGAAAAAAATATTAACACAAACACCGCAATATTTTAATAAAATTAGCATTGGAACTGTAATGGGAAGAATAACTTCTGATGCAATAGAATATGTACCTAATTTGTTTGGTTGGGGACTTTATTGTTTTCAAGAGGGAGTAATAAGAGTAATAGTTATATTTATTTTTATCATGCAAAAAATAGATTACAAATTTGCAATATTAATAAATCTACCATACATAGTTGTAACATTAATAATTATTACAAGAAAAAGAAAATATCAGTATCAATATAATGAAATGGGAAAAAGCTTTGATAAAATTTCTAAAAAGACGCTTGAAACTATTAAAGGAATTAGAATAATAAGAGCATATAATATGTTATCTAAAGTTAGAAAATCATACATTGAAAATTTAAAAGTATATTCTAAAAATAATCTTGATTATTCAATGAATGGAACATATTCGCATGCATTAAATATTGTAGGAACAGCATTTTCATATTTTTTCCTTATTATTTATGGATATTATTCATATGCAAATGGTAGCATAAGTTTTGGAGATTTGCTTGGTATTTCACTTACAATGACTTTATTAGCTTGGCCTTATACAGTTTTAGCTTTTTTTATAAATGTTGTATTTGAGTCTAATATTGGTCTTAAAAGAATAAATGAAATTTTAAATGCAAAAACAGTTGTAGATGAGCAGTATGGAAATAAGACTTTCAAATTTGATTCAAAAATAGAATTTAGAAACTTTAGTTTTTCATACGATGATAAAGAAACGCTAAAAAATATTTCTTTTGATATACAAAAAGGGCAAACAATAGGAATAATTGGTAAAACTGGAAGCGGTAAAACAACTTTAATTAAACAATTATTAAGATTATATGATACAAATGGTGGAATATATATAGATGATGTTGATATTAGAGAATATGATATAAAACAACTTAGAAATAGTTTTGGATATTCTCCTCAAGAATATTACATATTTTCTGACACAATTAAAAATAATATATTATTTTACAGACCTCTTGAAGAAAAATTAGAACAATCCCTTATTTTAGCAGACTTAAAAAAAGATGTAGAAAATTTTGAAAAGGGGATTGAAACTTTAGTTGGAGAAAATGGAGTATCGCTTTCAGGTGGGCAAAAACAAAGAATGCAAATAGCAAGGGCAATAATATCAAATCCTGAAATACTAATATTTGATGATAGTTTATCTGCACTTGATACTAATACTGAAAAAAATATAATTCAAAATTTAAAAGATAATAGAAATGGTAAAACTAATATTATTATATCTCATAGAATATCAAGCCTTATAGATGCTGATAAAATTGTAGTTTTAAATCAAGGTAAAATAGAGAACATAGGTACACATGAAGAATTATTAAAAGTTTCTGCTTGGTATAAAGGATTATATGAGTATCAAATGAAAAAAGGAGATAATATTGAAAGAGAAAAATCATTTACTTAG